AAATAAAGATAGTATTTATTTGGCTTATGATGGACTTCGGATACATATTTAACCTAAGGGGTGGTAGGTTTTGTGAATTTGATTTCTTGGAACGTGAATGGGATAAGAGCCCTTCTTAAGAAAGGGTTCCTTGATTTTGTTAAAAAGTATAATCCAGACATTTTGTGTCTTCAAGAAACTAAAGCATGCATGGAGCACTTGCCAAGAGAACTTATCAATGTTGAGGCGTATTTTTCATATTTTTCAAAATCCACAATAAAGGGGTATAGTGGGGTTGGTATTTATTCAAAGATTGAGCCTATTAGGGTAGAGAATATGGGTAGAGAAATATTTGATAAGGAGGGAAGGTGTCTTATTGCTCATTATCGTGATTTCGTTCTTATTAATGCTTATTTTCCCAATTCTCAATCTTTTAGAAAAAGGTTACAATTCAAACTTGATTTTTTAACGAATCTTAGGGATATTGTGAATTCATTCACAAATTCTGGAAAGAACCTCGTTGTATGTGGGGATTTTAATATTGCTCATACTGAGATTGATTTATCCAACCCTGGGATTAGCAGAGACTCTGCTGGGTATTATGTTGAGGAAACTACTTGGATGGATAGTTTTTTAAATGAGGGGTATGTTGATACCTTTAGGATGTTTAATAAGAATCCAGGTAACTATACTTGGTGGGATTATAAAACTAGAGCAAGAGAACGCAATGTTGGGTGGAGAATTGATTACTTTATTGTGAATGAAGTTTTAAAGTCTAGGATAAAGGATGCTCTAATTTTAAACGAGGTAATGGGTAGTGATCATTGTCCTATTTCTCTACATTTAGATTGGAGATAAATGAGGTTTTACATGAATAAATTTTTCTTGGTTATTCTTATTTTTTTTATTCACGGATTTGTTTTTGGGATTGATTTAGAAGATATTGATTTTTATCGTAGTCTTGATAGGGAAGAATTAGTATTTGTAATTCAT
The sequence above is drawn from the Borrelia sp. RT5S genome and encodes:
- the xth gene encoding exodeoxyribonuclease III; translation: MNLISWNVNGIRALLKKGFLDFVKKYNPDILCLQETKACMEHLPRELINVEAYFSYFSKSTIKGYSGVGIYSKIEPIRVENMGREIFDKEGRCLIAHYRDFVLINAYFPNSQSFRKRLQFKLDFLTNLRDIVNSFTNSGKNLVVCGDFNIAHTEIDLSNPGISRDSAGYYVEETTWMDSFLNEGYVDTFRMFNKNPGNYTWWDYKTRARERNVGWRIDYFIVNEVLKSRIKDALILNEVMGSDHCPISLHLDWR